The proteins below come from a single Streptomyces sp. M92 genomic window:
- a CDS encoding arylamine N-acetyltransferase family protein: MSETARTTPPLDLDAYFGRIGWDGPRRADAETLRGVHLAHVRAIGFENLDALGGTAPSLDLADLTAKLVHGRRRGGYCYEHNTLFAAALEVLGFRLTRLAARVVIGAERFEDRPRTHMALLVEVPGDPRPYLADVGFGAIGSLLEPVPLLADAEFHGAGRRHRLVHAPHRGPLEMWVLQAHGPDGWVSQYAFTVEPFEPSDFEMINWHVATNPRSPFSRRPFAQRLTPAGHLLLDGDRVTETRDDGTVTERKLADEADVRRVLTRELGLDVPEGLTLPT; the protein is encoded by the coding sequence ATGTCTGAGACCGCACGGACGACGCCGCCCCTCGACCTCGACGCGTACTTCGGCCGGATCGGCTGGGACGGGCCGCGGCGGGCGGACGCCGAGACGCTCCGCGGCGTCCACCTCGCCCACGTTCGGGCCATCGGGTTCGAGAACCTCGACGCCCTCGGCGGCACCGCCCCTTCCCTGGACCTCGCCGACCTCACGGCCAAGCTGGTCCACGGCCGCCGGCGCGGCGGCTACTGCTACGAGCACAACACCCTGTTCGCGGCGGCCCTGGAGGTGCTCGGGTTCCGGCTGACGCGGCTGGCCGCGCGGGTCGTCATCGGCGCCGAGCGGTTCGAGGACCGGCCGCGCACCCACATGGCCCTCCTGGTCGAGGTGCCCGGCGACCCCCGGCCGTACCTGGCCGACGTCGGCTTCGGCGCCATCGGCTCCCTGCTGGAGCCGGTGCCGCTGCTGGCGGACGCCGAGTTCCACGGCGCCGGGCGCCGGCACCGGCTGGTGCACGCGCCGCATCGGGGGCCGCTGGAGATGTGGGTGCTTCAGGCGCACGGCCCGGACGGCTGGGTGAGCCAGTACGCCTTCACCGTGGAGCCGTTCGAACCGTCCGACTTCGAGATGATCAACTGGCACGTCGCCACCAACCCGCGCTCCCCGTTCTCCCGGCGCCCCTTCGCCCAGCGCCTGACCCCGGCCGGGCACCTGCTGCTCGACGGCGACCGTGTCACCGAGACCCGCGACGACGGCACGGTCACCGAGCGGAAACTGGCGGACGAGGCGGACGTCCGCCGGGTCCTCACCCGCGAACTGGGCCTCGACGTGCCGGAAGGGCTGACGCTACCGACGTGA
- a CDS encoding peptidoglycan-binding protein — translation MSRWKELPAELHPHVRQLVVRLRGLKDHGGLTVRQLAAKTGYSAKSWERYLNGRSLPPREAVESMARIAGEDPARTLALHEVASEHWGRTRGTAPAEPGTAEPEASEDERRRGRPRRVAVVAGAAALVLAVSAAVLLAVRLTDRSGGPERGGSAAAATAATSTRSASRSPTAYTCRVERTDGRWYAGNSRSEDAIVAYGEAGPEVAEVQCLLERAGLSPGEIDGIFGPLTQRAVKRVQKRGGLVVDGIVGPHTWKALRGTPP, via the coding sequence ATGTCGCGTTGGAAAGAGCTGCCCGCGGAACTGCATCCGCACGTCCGCCAGTTGGTGGTGCGATTACGCGGGCTGAAGGACCACGGCGGACTGACCGTGCGGCAACTGGCCGCGAAGACCGGGTACAGCGCGAAGTCCTGGGAGCGGTACCTGAACGGCAGGTCCCTGCCGCCCCGCGAGGCCGTCGAGTCGATGGCCCGGATCGCCGGTGAGGATCCGGCCCGGACACTGGCACTGCACGAGGTGGCCTCGGAGCACTGGGGGAGGACGAGGGGGACCGCGCCCGCCGAGCCCGGGACCGCGGAACCGGAGGCCTCCGAGGACGAGCGGCGCCGGGGACGGCCGCGGCGCGTCGCGGTCGTGGCCGGGGCGGCGGCCCTGGTGCTGGCCGTGTCCGCGGCCGTCCTGCTGGCCGTGCGCCTCACCGACCGCTCCGGCGGCCCGGAGCGCGGCGGCAGCGCAGCGGCGGCCACCGCCGCCACGTCCACCCGGTCGGCGTCCCGCTCCCCCACGGCGTACACCTGCCGCGTGGAGCGGACCGACGGACGCTGGTACGCGGGCAACAGCCGCAGCGAGGACGCCATCGTGGCGTACGGCGAGGCCGGGCCGGAGGTGGCGGAGGTGCAGTGTCTGCTGGAACGGGCGGGACTCTCGCCGGGTGAGATCGACGGGATCTTCGGGCCGTTGACGCAGCGCGCGGTCAAGCGCGTCCAGAAGCGGGGCGGACTGGTCGTGGACGGCATAGTCGGCCCGCACACCTGGAAGGCCCTGCGCGGGACCCCGCCGTGA
- a CDS encoding aminotransferase-like domain-containing protein has translation MTVTETVPENVPVPAAPLPPLAARARSTGGSPVRDILAVTVRPEVINFAGGLPAPELFDADGIAAAYRAVLTETPARALQYSATEGEPALRAALAARTTARGLATDADDLLVTTGSQQALSLLATALLEPGDTVLVEDPCYLAALQVFGFAGARVVAVPGDEHGMDPAALEELVVRERPKLLYTVPTFSNPTGRTLPADRRAAVARTAARRGVWIVEDDPYGELRFEGERVPWIASYDGARDRTVLLGSFSKVMAPGLRLGWLRAPAGLRRACAVAKQAVDLHTPTVNQLTAARYLADRDLDAHVARVAAAYGVRRDAMLAGLADALPAGSEWTRPEGGMFVWARLPERYDTTALLPEVVRHDVAYVPGAPFHAGEPDRATLRLCFVTQTPDEIAEGLRRLGEGLRAASDES, from the coding sequence ATGACCGTGACCGAGACAGTCCCCGAGAACGTGCCCGTCCCCGCCGCCCCCCTTCCGCCGCTCGCCGCGCGGGCCCGGTCGACCGGCGGTTCGCCGGTACGGGACATCCTCGCCGTCACCGTCCGCCCCGAGGTGATCAACTTCGCGGGCGGGCTGCCCGCTCCGGAGCTGTTCGACGCGGACGGCATCGCCGCCGCCTACCGGGCCGTTCTCACCGAGACGCCCGCGCGGGCACTCCAGTACTCCGCCACCGAGGGCGAGCCCGCCCTGCGCGCCGCCCTCGCCGCCCGCACCACCGCGCGCGGACTGGCCACCGACGCCGACGACCTCCTCGTCACCACCGGCTCGCAGCAGGCCCTGTCCCTGCTCGCCACCGCCCTGCTCGAACCCGGCGACACCGTCCTCGTCGAGGACCCCTGCTACCTGGCCGCCCTCCAGGTCTTCGGCTTCGCGGGCGCCCGGGTCGTCGCCGTGCCGGGCGACGAGCACGGCATGGACCCGGCCGCCCTGGAGGAACTGGTCGTGCGCGAGCGGCCCAAGCTGCTCTACACCGTGCCCACCTTCTCCAACCCCACCGGCCGCACCCTGCCCGCCGACCGCCGGGCCGCCGTCGCACGGACCGCCGCGCGGCGCGGGGTGTGGATCGTCGAGGACGACCCGTACGGGGAACTGCGCTTCGAGGGCGAACGGGTGCCGTGGATCGCCTCCTACGACGGAGCCCGCGACCGCACCGTGCTGCTGGGCTCCTTCTCCAAGGTCATGGCGCCCGGCCTGCGCCTCGGCTGGCTGCGGGCGCCCGCCGGACTGCGCCGGGCCTGCGCGGTCGCCAAGCAGGCCGTCGACCTGCACACCCCGACCGTCAACCAGCTCACCGCCGCCCGTTACCTGGCCGACCGCGACCTGGACGCCCACGTGGCGCGCGTCGCCGCCGCCTACGGCGTCCGCCGGGACGCCATGCTCGCCGGTCTCGCGGACGCGCTCCCGGCGGGGTCGGAGTGGACCCGACCCGAGGGCGGCATGTTCGTGTGGGCGCGGCTGCCGGAGCGGTACGACACCACGGCCCTGCTCCCCGAGGTGGTCCGGCACGACGTGGCGTACGTCCCCGGCGCCCCGTTCCACGCCGGCGAGCCCGACCGCGCCACCTTGCGGCTGTGCTTCGTCACACAGACGCCGGACGAGATCGCGGAGGGGCTGCGGAGACTGGGGGAGGGGCTGCGGGCGGCGTCGGACGAGTCGTAG
- a CDS encoding helix-turn-helix domain-containing protein yields the protein MTPAHTRLVTALRELRTRTGLSLAALAERTAYSKSSWERYLNGKTLPPRQAVRDLCRLAREPEGRVLALWEIAESAWSGRAAPPAPAPAEPDPQPQPPPPTTTQPGARGRLLAVLVAVCAVTVVGVASALLLLPDRERAAPRASAATAPGPRCHGTTCEGQDPMHMLCGGGPDTLSTHRTATGARLELRYSEKCGAGWARMWGTRVGDRLEVTAGGPTRRAEIADAVDAESYVYTVMTEVRPGAVLRACFRPAAADADGGRECVEARVGGATATARPPSRR from the coding sequence GTGACGCCGGCGCACACCAGGCTGGTCACGGCACTGCGGGAGCTGCGGACGCGTACGGGGTTGAGCCTGGCGGCGCTGGCGGAGCGCACGGCGTACAGCAAGTCGTCGTGGGAGCGCTACCTCAACGGCAAGACGCTGCCGCCGCGTCAGGCGGTGCGTGACCTGTGCCGGCTCGCCCGGGAACCGGAGGGACGGGTGCTGGCACTGTGGGAGATCGCGGAGTCGGCGTGGAGCGGGCGCGCGGCGCCACCGGCCCCCGCACCTGCCGAGCCAGATCCGCAGCCGCAGCCCCCACCGCCGACGACGACGCAACCGGGGGCCAGGGGAAGGCTCCTGGCCGTGCTCGTCGCCGTCTGCGCCGTGACCGTGGTCGGCGTCGCCTCGGCACTCCTCCTGCTCCCCGACCGGGAGCGAGCAGCCCCCCGGGCGTCCGCCGCCACGGCCCCCGGACCTCGTTGCCACGGCACCACCTGCGAGGGCCAGGACCCGATGCACATGCTCTGCGGCGGCGGCCCCGACACCCTCTCCACCCACCGCACCGCCACCGGGGCCCGGCTGGAGCTGCGCTACAGCGAGAAGTGCGGCGCCGGCTGGGCCCGCATGTGGGGGACGCGCGTCGGCGACCGGCTGGAGGTGACGGCCGGTGGTCCGACCCGCCGGGCCGAGATCGCGGACGCGGTGGACGCGGAGTCGTACGTCTACACCGTCATGACCGAGGTGCGTCCCGGAGCCGTCCTGCGGGCCTGCTTCCGGCCCGCGGCCGCCGACGCCGACGGCGGGCGGGAGTGTGTCGAGGCGCGCGTGGGCGGGGCCACGGCCACCGCCCGGCCGCCGTCACGTCGGTAG